In a genomic window of Infirmifilum sp. NZ:
- a CDS encoding OST3/OST6 family protein: MRRGASGVASALLSESALAWLLLVFSIAIAAGLVYVLAERPPFSLGTYIIYPGTGSQTTSEFLVLLFLYALAVAGLLLVYEAPRYRSRPNLATMFLVTGIALAFISVTLLLTVYGMK, translated from the coding sequence ATGCGGCGCGGCGCGTCTGGTGTAGCTTCAGCTCTACTCTCTGAGAGCGCTCTCGCATGGCTACTGCTGGTTTTCTCTATCGCGATTGCGGCCGGCCTCGTCTACGTTCTGGCCGAGAGACCCCCATTCTCCCTTGGAACGTACATCATCTACCCGGGCACAGGCTCCCAGACCACGAGCGAGTTCCTGGTACTTCTCTTCCTGTATGCTCTCGCCGTAGCCGGGTTACTGCTGGTGTACGAGGCCCCGAGGTACAGGTCCAGGCCGAACCTAGCAACAATGTTTCTAGTGACGGGTATAGCCTTGGCGTTCATCTCCGTGACCCTGCTTTTGACGGTCTACGGCATGAAGTAA
- a CDS encoding STT3 domain-containing protein, whose translation MSDRSDTPSKKVASGLLKVLEALGDTRAVVAVILILAFTVTLLARLAPLHWGTYLNEFDPYYEYYLSVKMLENGNGGFLGGLAWWYHWWLENPKPRDTLFWAPSGRDLRGTSQPGAAFFTVATYELLRDLGLQVDLYFIHGIIVPVGAAFAVFTAYLLGRELKDERVGALSAVMIALSWAYMYRTNYGAKHEGLAIPFMLLGFYLFLLAYRRKSVSLAILAGLSQGIVVLSWGAYLYPWNFLALLALLWLLIHPDDRTLAKVYVASNAVITLFVATTPRFGPNTAFLSLVGFLPLATTVYAVFLLLGFSRIRTLSPSQIKRAGLAALGVLAVLLAVATVTGLTSLISGRILAVVLPTIREPGVTTVAEHAVPSWNQLFDDFQSSIVFGIFAVFILARRMRSDLKAAFASLYFATSLYFSSSIVRLILLLSPAISVVASMGLVELFDRVLDTTRTATYRRRGGGSVSGAVVALVLVVLLLLFSPSILGSKVPLYSHQPALILTSSIPMVDYNYQYMDWISALEWIKLNVPRDATIATWWDYGYWISVNTGRKTTCDNATIDTRQIQKIARAFMSDEDTALSIFRELNVTYVVVFEPLQSLTLSTGVNVYFSMIHPALGGDMAKSPQMLKWIGLDAGDYIYGYRNGSYAYLDLGNNQRIYLLVPAATPQALNATLYRMIYTRNYKQQVFIFDAFLGQLQGYNGPHYLLQPLKNFELVYVSEPNGWVKVFKVKIATSP comes from the coding sequence GTGTCTGACAGGAGCGACACGCCATCGAAGAAGGTTGCGTCAGGACTCCTCAAGGTTCTAGAAGCACTTGGAGATACTAGGGCCGTGGTTGCAGTCATCCTAATCCTGGCATTCACTGTGACGCTGCTCGCGCGACTAGCCCCCCTCCACTGGGGCACGTACTTGAACGAGTTCGACCCATACTACGAGTACTACCTCTCCGTCAAGATGTTAGAAAACGGCAACGGCGGTTTCCTCGGGGGCTTAGCCTGGTGGTACCACTGGTGGCTCGAGAACCCTAAGCCCAGGGACACCCTGTTCTGGGCGCCGAGCGGTAGAGACCTCAGGGGCACGAGCCAGCCCGGAGCAGCGTTCTTCACGGTAGCCACGTACGAGCTTCTCAGAGACCTCGGCCTCCAAGTCGACCTCTACTTCATCCACGGCATAATAGTCCCCGTCGGAGCAGCCTTCGCGGTCTTCACTGCTTACCTGCTTGGAAGGGAGCTCAAGGACGAACGGGTGGGCGCGTTATCCGCGGTTATGATAGCGCTGAGCTGGGCGTACATGTACAGGACCAACTACGGGGCCAAGCACGAGGGCCTAGCTATCCCCTTCATGCTCCTCGGCTTCTACCTATTTCTCTTAGCATACCGCAGGAAGTCCGTCTCGCTCGCCATCCTGGCAGGCCTCTCGCAGGGCATCGTCGTCCTGTCGTGGGGCGCGTACCTCTACCCATGGAACTTCCTCGCGCTACTCGCGCTCTTATGGCTGCTCATCCACCCGGATGACAGGACGCTAGCCAAGGTCTACGTTGCCTCGAACGCCGTAATCACCCTCTTCGTCGCCACGACGCCGAGGTTCGGCCCTAACACCGCCTTTCTCTCACTGGTAGGCTTCCTCCCGCTCGCCACCACCGTCTACGCCGTATTCCTGCTTCTAGGCTTTTCCAGGATCAGAACCTTGAGCCCCTCCCAGATTAAGAGGGCCGGCCTCGCGGCCCTAGGAGTACTGGCAGTTCTGCTCGCCGTGGCGACGGTCACGGGTCTGACGTCGCTGATCTCGGGCAGGATCCTCGCCGTTGTCCTGCCCACGATAAGAGAGCCGGGAGTAACCACTGTGGCGGAGCACGCCGTACCGTCGTGGAACCAGCTCTTCGACGACTTCCAATCATCCATCGTTTTCGGCATATTCGCGGTGTTCATCTTAGCGAGGAGGATGAGGAGCGACCTCAAGGCTGCCTTCGCGTCGCTGTACTTCGCCACCTCCCTGTACTTCTCCTCATCGATAGTCAGGCTCATCCTGCTGCTCTCACCCGCAATATCGGTCGTTGCCTCGATGGGCCTCGTAGAGCTCTTCGATAGGGTGCTCGACACTACCCGCACGGCGACCTACAGAAGGCGTGGTGGCGGCAGTGTTTCCGGCGCCGTAGTGGCCTTAGTCCTCGTGGTGTTGTTGCTGCTGTTTTCCCCGTCGATCCTGGGCTCCAAGGTGCCGCTCTACTCGCATCAGCCGGCACTTATACTCACGTCCTCTATACCCATGGTCGACTACAACTACCAGTACATGGACTGGATCTCCGCTCTGGAGTGGATCAAGCTGAACGTGCCGCGCGATGCGACGATAGCAACGTGGTGGGACTACGGCTACTGGATCAGCGTGAACACGGGGCGCAAGACCACCTGCGACAACGCGACTATAGACACCAGGCAGATCCAGAAAATAGCCAGGGCCTTCATGTCCGACGAGGACACGGCCCTCAGCATATTCAGAGAGCTGAACGTGACGTACGTGGTCGTCTTCGAGCCCCTACAGTCCCTCACCCTGTCCACAGGCGTTAACGTGTACTTCTCCATGATCCACCCCGCGCTCGGCGGAGACATGGCTAAGAGCCCGCAGATGCTGAAGTGGATAGGGCTCGACGCGGGAGACTACATCTACGGCTACAGAAACGGCTCGTACGCGTACCTCGACCTCGGCAACAACCAGAGGATATACCTCCTGGTGCCCGCCGCAACGCCCCAAGCCCTCAACGCGACCCTCTACAGGATGATCTACACGAGAAACTACAAGCAGCAGGTGTTCATCTTCGACGCCTTCCTCGGGCAGCTCCAGGGCTACAACGGTCCCCACTACCTTCTCCAGCCACTAAAGAACTTCGAGCTAGTCTACGTGTCTGAGCCGAACGGCTGGGTGAAGGTATTCAAGGTTAAGATAGCAACATCACCTTAA